The following coding sequences are from one Shewanella putrefaciens window:
- a CDS encoding M1 family metallopeptidase: protein MLSLRPTVLCSALLFALQFLPSTYANSTDANSASNTFASEPAATFAQTQTQQNQDTLTYANYTEVSVSHVALALAIDFKQNHLSGEVILDLAWHKAGKELILDTRDLTINSVTALNTAGKWQSVPFTLANADTVKGAALTIKLADEDTQKVKISYHTSNNPSGIQWLTPEQTQGKQLPFMFSQSQAIHARSWIPLQDTPAVRQTYSAIITADKAITVVMGAERKVLSSTQTQFTMPQAIPAYLIAIAAGDLKFSPLDNISGIWAEPVMLDKASKEFSDTPEMIKTASKRYGDYRWGRYDLLILPPSFPFGGMENPRLSFITPTVIAEDKSLVSLIAHELAHSWSGNLVTNATWRDLWLNEGFTTYVENRIMEDLYGRNRALMEQTIGYSELLAELEALPPEDSVLHITLGERDPDDAFSGVPYVKGQLFLIFLEQKYGRQRFDAFVKDYFSHFAFQSITTEQFREYLSLNLLNKHPNIVSEAEVDTWIEGQGLPSFLVPPNSHAFDDVDLQRQTWLEGKVSAKALKTKTWTVHQWLRFISEMPRINLHQAKLAELDNAFHFTGTSNSEIAFAWYSLALDNRYYTVLPALKQYVNEIGRRRLILPLYQTLASTEHYDWAKHVYLNARSGYHPQTQASLDLLFADKPIAHEHNH, encoded by the coding sequence ATGCTTTCACTTCGCCCAACCGTCCTTTGCAGCGCCCTACTGTTTGCGCTGCAATTTCTTCCCAGCACCTATGCCAATAGCACTGATGCCAATAGCGCTTCTAACACCTTCGCCTCCGAGCCTGCTGCCACTTTTGCACAAACACAGACGCAGCAGAACCAAGATACACTGACCTATGCCAATTACACTGAAGTCAGCGTGAGTCATGTGGCGCTTGCCCTTGCCATCGATTTTAAGCAAAACCACTTATCCGGCGAAGTCATCCTCGATTTGGCTTGGCATAAGGCGGGGAAAGAACTCATCTTAGATACTCGAGATCTAACGATTAACAGCGTAACGGCTTTAAATACAGCAGGGAAATGGCAAAGCGTGCCCTTCACCCTAGCCAACGCTGACACGGTAAAAGGCGCGGCACTGACCATCAAACTTGCAGATGAAGATACCCAAAAGGTTAAAATCAGCTATCACACCTCGAATAATCCGTCCGGTATTCAATGGTTAACCCCTGAGCAAACCCAAGGTAAGCAGTTGCCTTTTATGTTCAGTCAGAGTCAGGCGATTCACGCCCGCAGTTGGATCCCACTGCAAGATACGCCAGCCGTTCGCCAAACCTATAGTGCGATAATAACCGCAGATAAAGCCATTACTGTGGTCATGGGGGCCGAACGTAAGGTGTTATCAAGCACCCAAACCCAGTTCACTATGCCGCAGGCCATTCCCGCTTATTTGATTGCTATTGCTGCTGGGGATTTAAAATTTTCTCCCTTAGATAACATCTCGGGTATTTGGGCCGAGCCAGTTATGCTCGACAAAGCCAGCAAAGAATTTTCCGACACACCAGAAATGATAAAAACAGCATCCAAGCGTTATGGCGATTACCGTTGGGGACGTTATGATCTGCTTATCTTACCGCCTAGCTTCCCCTTCGGTGGCATGGAAAACCCCCGTTTATCATTTATTACGCCAACGGTCATTGCCGAAGATAAAAGCTTAGTCAGTCTCATTGCACACGAACTCGCCCATTCTTGGTCAGGCAATTTAGTCACCAACGCAACCTGGCGCGATCTCTGGCTTAATGAAGGTTTTACCACCTATGTTGAAAACCGCATTATGGAAGATCTCTATGGTCGTAACCGAGCCCTGATGGAACAAACGATTGGATACTCTGAACTGTTAGCAGAGCTTGAAGCATTACCACCTGAGGACTCAGTGCTGCATATCACACTGGGTGAACGGGATCCAGACGATGCCTTTAGCGGCGTCCCCTATGTGAAAGGCCAGTTATTCTTAATCTTTTTGGAGCAAAAATATGGCCGTCAACGCTTCGATGCGTTTGTGAAAGATTATTTCAGTCATTTCGCGTTTCAGAGTATTACCACTGAGCAGTTCCGCGAGTATTTATCTTTAAATCTATTAAACAAACACCCTAATATTGTCAGTGAAGCTGAAGTCGATACTTGGATTGAGGGCCAGGGATTACCCTCATTCCTCGTGCCCCCCAATTCCCACGCCTTTGATGATGTCGATCTTCAAAGACAAACTTGGCTTGAAGGAAAGGTTAGCGCCAAAGCCCTTAAAACGAAGACATGGACCGTCCACCAGTGGTTGCGGTTTATTAGCGAAATGCCAAGAATTAATTTACACCAAGCTAAACTTGCCGAGCTAGATAATGCCTTCCATTTTACAGGCACTAGCAACAGTGAAATCGCTTTCGCATGGTATTCACTCGCATTAGATAACCGCTATTACACTGTATTACCCGCGCTAAAGCAGTATGTAAACGAAATTGGTCGACGCCGACTTATCCTGCCTTTATATCAAACGCTGGCGAGTACCGAGCACTATGATTGGGCCAAGCATGTCTACCTTAATGCTCGTTCGGGATATCACCCCCAAACGCAAGCAAGCCTTGACCTGCTGTTTGCAGACAAACCCATAGCGCATGAACATAACCACTAG
- a CDS encoding FKBP-type peptidyl-prolyl cis-trans isomerase: MSIIKDDMVVQFNYTLRDEKGDVIETNEGREAIAYLHGHDNMMPGVENAINGKAVGDKFTVTLPASETYGERVEGDAAQQRVSVKHLLGASVWKPGMTAVVHTDHGQRQVTIVKVGKFMATVDVNHPLAGRDLTFDIEIVGARDASDEEIAHGHAHGAGGHHH, translated from the coding sequence ATGAGCATTATTAAAGACGACATGGTTGTGCAGTTTAACTACACTCTGCGCGATGAGAAAGGTGATGTGATTGAGACCAACGAAGGCCGTGAAGCCATTGCCTATTTACATGGCCATGACAATATGATGCCAGGTGTTGAAAATGCCATTAATGGCAAAGCTGTTGGTGACAAGTTTACCGTGACTTTACCTGCGTCGGAAACCTACGGTGAGCGCGTTGAAGGAGACGCTGCGCAACAACGAGTGTCTGTGAAACACCTATTAGGCGCCAGCGTGTGGAAGCCAGGTATGACGGCTGTGGTACACACTGACCACGGTCAACGTCAAGTCACTATCGTTAAAGTAGGTAAATTTATGGCGACTGTGGATGTGAACCATCCCTTAGCGGGCCGTGATTTAACCTTCGATATCGAAATTGTCGGTGCTCGCGATGCCTCTGATGAAGAAATCGCCCATGGTCATGCCCATGGTGCTGGTGGTCATCACCACTAA